A stretch of the Chlorobiota bacterium genome encodes the following:
- a CDS encoding class I SAM-dependent methyltransferase has translation MLSNNIIVPIKKDLSWWQGFLHANYYGAVYEREHWRYVAKSIIKRTGIPKGSKVLELGSGSGELLINMSQLGMISTGVELSPYLVDHSNNSALERGCNLNIIHENMFKFIPKEKYDLILSVNTSFGYGSDEENFGLIKSIGSWLPVGGKFFFDTITSDNAKAFGRWTDNVAKGKLTVYNGYDKVLKLMRSSIKWVSETGETYISEEPEIVKLYSRDVLVNNLLQSKLNPIRLQSAMNRAFRQSVNSEFTTWLAEKK, from the coding sequence ATGCTATCAAATAATATAATTGTACCTATAAAAAAAGATCTAAGTTGGTGGCAGGGTTTCCTACATGCAAACTATTATGGGGCTGTATATGAAAGAGAACATTGGCGATATGTTGCAAAATCTATTATTAAAAGAACAGGTATTCCAAAAGGTTCAAAAGTTCTTGAACTTGGTTCTGGGTCAGGTGAACTATTAATAAATATGTCACAACTTGGAATGATTTCCACAGGTGTTGAACTTTCACCTTACTTAGTTGATCACTCTAATAATTCTGCTTTAGAACGAGGTTGTAATTTGAATATAATTCATGAAAATATGTTTAAATTTATTCCAAAAGAAAAGTACGATTTAATTCTTTCTGTTAATACTAGCTTTGGATATGGTTCTGATGAAGAAAATTTTGGATTAATAAAAAGTATTGGGAGTTGGTTACCAGTGGGTGGAAAATTTTTCTTTGATACTATAACATCTGATAATGCAAAGGCATTTGGCAGATGGACAGATAATGTTGCTAAAGGAAAACTAACAGTATATAATGGTTATGACAAAGTTTTAAAATTAATGAGAAGTTCTATTAAGTGGGTTTCTGAAACTGGTGAAACTTACATTTCGGAAGAACCTGAAATTGTTAAGCTTTACTCAAGAGATGTTTTAGTTAACAATTTATTACAATCTAAATTAAATCCTATCAGACTTCAAAGTGCAATGAATAGGGCTTTCAGGCAATCAGTAAATTCAGAATTCACAACTTGGTTAGCCGAAAAAAAATAA
- a CDS encoding OmpA family protein: MKIQFLLLTIISILFISCGNLGNILVRQAGQILVDEISKEIVDIIVKDGTTKQDIPSLEEYVNKNAPSEDAFVAVQKIAGLNVNAREWDKSMEVYKKYKPKFPGMESRFDKIISNLNAKEEGIKPNKLPDEVNKPNTQSYIPQPTADNKGLYFCSNNRPEGEGGEDVYYSEFSNGKWQNAKNISDVNSKGNDAPNSISVDGNELYVFRNGKNFVSAKQRNGSWSDLNSINEINSSSWQGDAILSPDGNAIFFSSDRSGGVGDYHAKDKEYFHGGRWGNTDIYVSEKQPDGKWGSPVNIGSVINTPYTERTPFIHPDGKTLYFSSDGHAGLGKMDVFKSTRLNNDSWTKWSEPVNLGKEINNASDDWGYKITTDGEKAYFAKFDADKKESDIYSIGLPKTAKPDPVATIHGKVTDQDGNKLYDASIRWENLITSKIVGELKSNPQDATYFAVLPLGNNYGFYANKEGYYPVTVNIDLLKQKNSIDINQDFKLVKITTNVPIRINNVFFDFDKYDLKSESNAELNRLATTLNTDYKNNNIEILGHTDNQGADAYNLTLSHKRAESVMKYLVSKGCNSSLLSAKGFGKTKPIASNDKEAGRSLNRRVEFMIK; encoded by the coding sequence ATGAAAATACAATTTTTGTTATTAACAATTATCTCAATACTTTTTATTTCTTGTGGAAACTTAGGCAACATCTTAGTTAGACAGGCTGGACAAATACTAGTGGATGAAATTTCAAAGGAGATTGTTGATATTATAGTCAAAGATGGAACTACAAAACAAGATATTCCAAGTTTAGAGGAATATGTAAATAAAAACGCTCCAAGCGAAGATGCATTTGTAGCTGTTCAAAAAATTGCTGGATTAAATGTGAACGCCAGAGAATGGGATAAATCTATGGAAGTTTATAAAAAGTATAAACCTAAGTTCCCAGGTATGGAAAGTAGATTTGATAAAATAATTTCCAACCTTAACGCTAAGGAAGAAGGAATTAAACCAAACAAGTTACCAGATGAAGTAAACAAGCCAAACACTCAAAGTTATATTCCACAACCTACAGCAGACAATAAAGGGCTTTACTTTTGTTCAAACAATAGACCTGAAGGGGAAGGTGGTGAAGATGTATATTATTCTGAATTTTCAAATGGTAAATGGCAAAATGCTAAAAATATTTCTGATGTTAATAGTAAAGGAAACGATGCTCCAAATAGTATTTCTGTTGATGGAAACGAATTGTATGTTTTTAGAAATGGGAAGAATTTCGTTAGTGCAAAACAACGGAATGGATCATGGTCTGATTTAAACAGTATCAATGAGATAAATTCTTCAAGCTGGCAAGGGGATGCAATATTATCACCAGATGGAAATGCAATTTTCTTCTCAAGTGATAGAAGTGGTGGGGTTGGTGATTATCATGCTAAAGATAAAGAATACTTTCATGGAGGCCGTTGGGGAAATACTGATATTTATGTAAGCGAAAAACAACCAGATGGGAAATGGGGATCTCCTGTGAATATTGGTAGTGTAATTAACACTCCTTATACTGAAAGAACACCTTTTATACATCCTGATGGTAAAACACTGTATTTCAGTTCAGATGGCCATGCTGGTCTTGGGAAAATGGATGTTTTTAAATCTACTAGATTGAACAATGATTCTTGGACTAAGTGGAGTGAACCTGTAAATCTAGGGAAAGAAATAAACAACGCATCTGATGATTGGGGTTATAAAATAACTACTGATGGAGAGAAAGCATATTTCGCAAAATTTGATGCTGATAAAAAAGAGTCCGATATTTACTCAATAGGTCTGCCAAAAACTGCTAAGCCAGATCCTGTTGCAACTATTCATGGAAAAGTTACTGATCAGGATGGAAACAAATTATATGATGCATCAATTCGATGGGAGAATTTAATTACAAGTAAAATTGTTGGTGAACTTAAGAGCAATCCTCAAGATGCAACATATTTTGCAGTTCTACCATTAGGAAACAACTATGGATTTTATGCAAATAAGGAAGGATATTACCCTGTTACAGTAAATATAGATTTATTAAAACAGAAAAATAGTATAGATATTAATCAAGACTTTAAGTTAGTTAAAATTACTACAAATGTACCAATAAGAATTAATAATGTATTTTTTGATTTTGATAAATATGACTTAAAATCAGAATCAAATGCAGAGTTAAACCGTTTGGCTACAACTTTAAATACTGATTATAAAAATAATAATATCGAGATTTTAGGACATACAGATAATCAAGGTGCAGATGCTTATAACCTTACTTTATCTCATAAAAGAGCTGAATCCGTAATGAAATATCTTGTTTCTAAAGGATGTAATTCAAGTTTATTAAGTGCTAAGGGTTTTGGTAAAACTAAGCCTATTGCAAGTAATGATAAAGAAGCAGGAAGATCTTTAAATAGAAGAGTAGAATTTATGATAAAGTAA
- a CDS encoding YraN family protein, producing the protein MNTREIGLIQEEIALNFLLNKGYTLVKKNFRLGRIGEIDIVMKDKHIFVFIEVKSRFNNKYGGSELAVSIGKRKQVRKVAEGFVQIMNLENFEGRFDIVAIDYLDNISSKPSINHIVNAF; encoded by the coding sequence ATGAATACCCGAGAAATTGGTTTGATTCAAGAAGAAATTGCCTTAAACTTTCTTTTGAATAAAGGTTATACCCTAGTAAAAAAAAATTTCAGATTAGGTAGAATTGGAGAAATTGATATCGTAATGAAAGACAAACATATATTTGTTTTTATTGAAGTTAAATCACGTTTCAATAATAAATACGGTGGATCTGAGTTAGCAGTTTCTATTGGAAAGCGTAAACAAGTTAGAAAAGTTGCAGAAGGATTTGTTCAAATTATGAACTTGGAAAACTTTGAAGGGAGGTTTGATATTGTAGCAATAGATTATCTAGATAATATATCTAGTAAACCAAGTATCAACCATATTGTCAATGCTTTCTAA
- the hppD gene encoding 4-hydroxyphenylpyruvate dioxygenase, which translates to MEIQTELIKEQELDFLPLKGTDYIEMFVGNAKQSAHFYKTAFGFQTLAYSGPETGVKNKASYVLQQGKIRIVLTTPLEIDNPIADHLYKHGDGVRVLALWVDDAKCAWEETTKRGAKSYLEPIEERDNNGVVIRSGIHTYGDTIHIFVERKNYNGVFLPGFVKWESKYNPKETGLLYVDHCVGNVGWGEMNTWVNFYEEVMGFKQIISFDDKDISTEYSALMSKVMSNGNGFIKFPINEPAEGKKKSQIEEYLDFYKGPGVQHIAVSTNDIISTVTELQNRGVEFLRVPETYYDTVLNRVGEIDEDIAPLRDLGILIDRDDEGYLLQIFTKPVEDRPTVFFEIIQRKGATSFGKGNFKALFEAIEREQDLRGNL; encoded by the coding sequence ATGGAAATTCAAACAGAACTTATTAAAGAACAAGAGTTAGATTTTTTACCATTAAAAGGGACTGATTACATTGAAATGTTTGTTGGAAATGCTAAACAATCCGCTCACTTTTATAAAACAGCTTTTGGATTTCAGACATTAGCGTATTCAGGACCTGAAACTGGAGTGAAAAATAAAGCTAGTTATGTTCTCCAACAAGGTAAAATAAGAATAGTTCTAACAACTCCATTAGAAATTGATAATCCTATTGCAGATCATTTGTATAAACATGGTGATGGTGTTAGAGTACTAGCTTTATGGGTAGATGATGCAAAATGTGCATGGGAAGAGACAACGAAAAGAGGTGCAAAATCATACTTAGAACCAATTGAAGAAAGAGATAACAATGGGGTTGTAATTCGATCTGGAATACATACTTACGGTGATACAATTCATATTTTTGTTGAGAGAAAAAATTATAATGGAGTTTTTCTCCCTGGATTTGTAAAATGGGAAAGTAAATACAATCCAAAAGAGACTGGATTGTTGTATGTTGACCATTGTGTTGGAAATGTTGGATGGGGTGAAATGAATACTTGGGTAAATTTTTACGAAGAAGTAATGGGTTTTAAACAAATAATTTCTTTTGATGATAAAGATATTTCAACAGAATATTCTGCATTAATGAGTAAGGTTATGAGTAACGGTAATGGGTTTATAAAGTTTCCAATTAATGAACCTGCAGAAGGAAAGAAAAAATCACAAATTGAAGAGTATTTAGATTTTTATAAAGGACCAGGAGTTCAACATATAGCTGTTTCTACTAATGATATTATTAGTACAGTTACAGAGCTTCAGAATAGGGGTGTTGAATTTTTAAGAGTACCAGAAACTTATTATGATACGGTACTAAATAGAGTTGGGGAAATTGATGAAGATATAGCTCCATTAAGAGACCTAGGTATATTAATTGATAGGGACGATGAGGGATATTTACTACAGATATTTACAAAACCAGTTGAAGATCGACCAACAGTATTTTTTGAAATTATACAAAGAAAAGGGGCAACATCATTTGGCAAAGGAAATTTTAAAGCACTTTTTGAAGCTATTGAAAGGGAGCAAGATTTGAGAGGTAACCTTTAA
- a CDS encoding 3'-5' exonuclease, giving the protein MYLFFDTETTGLPKNWKAPITDLENWPRLVQLAWLVYDNIGNKISTKNFIVKPSGFIISEESTKIHGITHELALKSGFEITEVLNEFIQDVNVANCLVAHNMSFDEKIIGAEFLRFKMDNNIASKKKLCTMMNSTNFCKISGPYGNKWPKLSELHFKLFKTDFSEAHNALVDIEITAKCFWELKSLGIL; this is encoded by the coding sequence ATGTATTTATTCTTTGACACTGAAACAACTGGTTTGCCAAAAAACTGGAAAGCACCAATAACTGATTTGGAAAATTGGCCAAGATTAGTTCAGTTGGCTTGGTTAGTATATGATAATATTGGAAATAAAATTTCTACTAAGAATTTCATTGTAAAACCATCTGGTTTTATTATCTCTGAAGAATCAACAAAGATACATGGGATTACGCATGAACTAGCTTTAAAATCTGGTTTTGAGATAACTGAAGTTTTAAATGAGTTCATTCAAGATGTTAATGTTGCAAACTGCTTAGTGGCTCATAATATGAGTTTTGATGAGAAAATTATTGGAGCTGAGTTTTTGAGATTTAAAATGGATAACAATATTGCATCAAAGAAAAAATTATGTACAATGATGAATTCTACAAATTTTTGTAAAATCTCAGGACCTTATGGAAATAAATGGCCAAAATTATCGGAATTGCATTTTAAACTTTTTAAAACTGATTTTTCAGAAGCTCATAATGCATTAGTAGATATTGAGATAACAGCAAAGTGCTTTTGGGAATTAAAGTCTTTAGGTATACTTTAA